The Kribbella shirazensis genomic interval GGTTGACCGCTGTGGCCGCAGCAGCCGCAGCCTGCGGAGACGCCGGGGAGGACACCGGGCCGCCGGAAGCGACCGTCCCCGCGCCGAGCCCGACCTTCACCGGCCCGAACGCGAAGCTGTCCGGCGACCTGAAGATCCTGCTCTGGAGCCACTTCGTACCGAGTCACGACAAGTGGTTCGACCCGTTCGCGAAGAACTGGGGCAAGGAGGTCGGCGTCAACGTCACCGTCGACCACATCAACAACACCGAGATCGTGGCCCGGACGGCGGCCGAGATCCAGGCCCGGCAGGGTCATGACCTGATCCAGTACATCGCCCCGCTGTCGCAGTTCGAGCCGAGTGTGGTCGACCTCAAGGACGTCGCCGAGGAAGCGGCCAACCGGTTCGGCGAGCAGTTGGAGCTGTGCGTCAAGTCCAGCCAGAACCCGGCCACCGGCAAGCACTACGCCTACTCACCGGGCTGGGTGCCCGACCCCGGTGACTACCGGAAGAGCTTGTGGGAGTCGGTCGGGTTGCCCGACGGCCCGACCTCCTGGGAGGACCTGCTCCGGGGCGGTGCCGAAATCAAGAAGGCGAAGAACATCCAGATGGGCCTGGGCATGTCCCAGGAGATCGACTCCAACATGGCCGGCCGGGCCCTGATGTGGTCGTACGGCGCCTCGATCCAGAACGAGGACGAGCAGGTGGTGATCAACTCGCCCGAGACGGTCGCCGCGGTGGAGTTCATGCAACGCCTGTTCAAGGACACGATGACGAACGAGGTCTTCTCCTGGAACCCGGCATCCAACAACCAGGGCCTGATCGCCGGCCAGATGTCGTACATCCTGAACTCGATCTCGGCCTGGCGCACCGCCCAGGAAGCCAACCCGGAAGTTGCCGACGACATCTATTTCACCAGGGCGCTCAAAGGCCCTGAGGACTCCCTCGCCGCACAGCACGTGATGTACAACTGGATCGTCCCGAGCCACGCGCGCAACGTCGACGCGGCGAAGGAGTTCTTGCTGCACTACACGGCCAACTGGCCTTCGGCGACGTACCACTCGAAGCTCTACGACCTGCCGGCCTTCCCCAGGCTGGTGCCGCAGCTGAACGGCTGGCTCGACCGGGACCCGTTCGGTGCGAAGCCGGAGAACAAACTGGGCGTGCTGAAGAACGCGATCGAGTGGAGTACGAACATCGGCCACCCGGGGCCGGCGAACACGGCCGAGGGCGAGGTCTTCGCGACCTTCGTCATCCCCAACATGTTCGCGAAGGCGGCGCGTGGCGAGCTGAACCCCGAGCAGGCGGTCGCCGATGCGGAGCGGCAGATCAAGCCCATCTTCGACAAGTGGCGGAAGCGCGGCCTGGTCGGCGGGGCGTAGGTGAGCTGACGTGGCTGTCGTCGAGCTTCGCGGGCTGCGTAAGGTGTTCGAGGGCGGACGGGCGCGCCGCGGCGCGCACGGCCGGGTGAACGCGGTCGACGGTGTGGACCTGGCCACGACCGAGGGCGAGTACCTGGTGCTGCTGGGGCCGTCGGGCTGCGGCAAGACCACGCTGCTCCGGACGGTCGCGGGCCTCGAGCAACCAACTGACGGCGAGGTGCGGATCGGCGGGCACGTCGTGAACGAGCTGCCGCCACGGGCCCGCCGGGTCGCCATGGTGTTCCAGAGTTACGCGTTGTACCCGCACAAGACGGTGCGCGCGAACATCGTTTTCCCGCTCAAGGCCCAGGGCGTCGACAAGGCCGCCCGGGCCGAGAAGACCGAATGGGCCGCCGAGCTGCTCGGGATCGGTCAGCTGCTCGACCGGCGGCCGCGCCAGTTGTCCGGCGGGGAGCGGCAACGGGTCGCGCTGGCACGGGCCCTGGTCCGGGAACCGAGCGTCTTCCTGCTCGACGAACCGCTGTCCAACCTCGACGCCAAGCTGCGGGCGAGCGCCCGGGACGAGCTCAAGCGCTTCCAGCGCCGGGTCCGGACCACGACGATCTACGTCACCCACGACCAGGTCGAGGCGATGGGCCTGGGCGATCGCATCGCGGTCATGTACGCCGGCCGGATCCGGCAGCTCGGCCCGCCGGTCGAGGTGTACGACGACCCGGCGGACACGTACGTCGCGACGTTCCTCGGCTCCCCGCCGATGAACCTCGTCCCGCGCGACGGCGTACTGGTCGGCTTCCGGCCGGAACACCTGCTGCCGGAAACCCTGGTCCACGGCGATGACCGGCTGGTGGTTCCCTTCCAGGTCGACCGGGTCGAGTACCTGTCCGGTGACCGGCATCTGTACGGCGTTGTCCGCGGGCTGGGGGCGGAGACGCGAGTGATCGCGCGACTGCCGGCGACCGTGACGGCGCCGGTCGAACCGGGGGAGGAGCACGAGTTCGCCGTTCACGCTGAGCGCTTGCGGTTCTTCGACGCGGACAGCGGCGAGCGGACCGAGCCCGTGTCGGTACGGACCGGGTCATGACCGATCCGGCGCTGATCCCACCACAGCCGCACGGTCAGCTCACCGAGGCGCGGCCCGAGGTTTCACCGCCGGCCCACCCGCGGGCACGGCGGCGCTTCGCCGACCGCGACGCGCTGCTCGCCTGGGTGTTCCTGCTGCCGTCGGTGGGGTACATCGTCGCGCTGGTCGCGATCCCGTTCTTCCTGGCGATCGCGTTCAGTTTCAGCGATGTCACGGCCGGGGATCCGAGTTTCGACTGGGCCGGGTTGCGCAACTACCAGGACGTCTTCGACGACCCGGTCTTCTGGCGCTCGCTGCGGAACACCGTCGTCTTCACGGTCGTCTCGATGCTGCTCATCGTTGTCCTGGGCAAGGTACTGGCGAACGTCCTGATCGCCGACTTCCGGGGCAAATGGCTGGTCCGCTTCCTGGTCCTGCTGCCGTGGACCACACCGGTGGCGCTGTCCACGATCGCCTGGCTGTGGCTGCTCGACTCCGTGTTCTCGCCGATCGACTGGGTGCTGCGCGAGCTGGGCCTGATCGACGCGAACATGTACTGGCTCGGGAAACCGGATCTGGCGATCGGATCGGTGATCGTGGTGCACGTCTGGCGGCTGGTCCCGCTCGCCGCGGTGATCATGATGGCCGGCCTGGTCGCGATCCCGAAGGACGTGCAGGAGGCGGCGTCGGTCGACGGCGCCGGGTTCTGGCGGCGGATGTTCGAGATCACCATCCCGCTGACGCTGCCGGTCATCGCCGTAGCCGCGCTGTTCGGAGCGATCCTGACCTTCACCGACATGGCGGTCGTCTACGTGCTGACCCGGGGTGGTCCGACCAACTCCACCCAGGTGCTCGCGAGCTGGGCGTTCTTCCGCGGCATCGAGGGCGGAGACGTCGGCCAGGGCGCGGCGATCGCGTTGTTCCTGTTCCCGCTGCTCCTGGCCGCGGCAATCGCGATCCTCAGGGCGGTACGCCGGATGGATGTTTCATGAAGACAGTACTGATGCCACGCCTCCGGCGCGGCGGGTCATGGGGCTGTAACTCCCGGCCTTCCCTCGTCGCTCCGGTCGCTCCGGTCGCTTCGCTCCCTTCGCTCCTCAGTCCAGGCCGGGAGGCCCCATGACCGGCGAGATCGAGCTGTTGCGGCGGCGGGCGCGGCGACGTCACCTGGCGTCCCGCATCACCGTGTACCTGCTCGCGATACTGGCGGCGCTCGGTGCGGCCGGGCCGTTCCTTTGGGCCGGGATCACCGCCTTCAAGGAGAACCGGGACCTCTACCGGCGCAGCAACAACCCGTTCCTCTTCAACCTCACGCCTACGACCGAGCATGTCGACTACTTGTTCTCCGGCACTGAGTTCCCGACCTTCGTCTGGAACACGCTGTGGGTCGGCTTGCTGGTCACCGCGATCACGCTGGGGCTCGGCCTGCCTGCGGCCTACAGCCTGGCCCGGCTGGACCGGCCGTGGTCGGGGCCGATGGCGATCGCGATCTTCTTCGTGTACCTGGTGCCGCCGACGTTGCTGTTCCTGTCGCTGTCACGGATGGTGGTGGCCTTCGGACTGCAGGACCGCACCTGGTCGCTGGTGCTCGTCTACCCGACGATCACGATCCCGGTCTCGGTGTGGCTGCTGATGGGTTTCCTGCGGGCGATCCCGAAGGACATCGAGGAACAGGCGATGGTCGA includes:
- a CDS encoding ABC transporter substrate-binding protein, which produces MNEPTHLSRRDLFWLTAVAAAAAACGDAGEDTGPPEATVPAPSPTFTGPNAKLSGDLKILLWSHFVPSHDKWFDPFAKNWGKEVGVNVTVDHINNTEIVARTAAEIQARQGHDLIQYIAPLSQFEPSVVDLKDVAEEAANRFGEQLELCVKSSQNPATGKHYAYSPGWVPDPGDYRKSLWESVGLPDGPTSWEDLLRGGAEIKKAKNIQMGLGMSQEIDSNMAGRALMWSYGASIQNEDEQVVINSPETVAAVEFMQRLFKDTMTNEVFSWNPASNNQGLIAGQMSYILNSISAWRTAQEANPEVADDIYFTRALKGPEDSLAAQHVMYNWIVPSHARNVDAAKEFLLHYTANWPSATYHSKLYDLPAFPRLVPQLNGWLDRDPFGAKPENKLGVLKNAIEWSTNIGHPGPANTAEGEVFATFVIPNMFAKAARGELNPEQAVADAERQIKPIFDKWRKRGLVGGA
- a CDS encoding ATP-binding cassette domain-containing protein, which encodes MAVVELRGLRKVFEGGRARRGAHGRVNAVDGVDLATTEGEYLVLLGPSGCGKTTLLRTVAGLEQPTDGEVRIGGHVVNELPPRARRVAMVFQSYALYPHKTVRANIVFPLKAQGVDKAARAEKTEWAAELLGIGQLLDRRPRQLSGGERQRVALARALVREPSVFLLDEPLSNLDAKLRASARDELKRFQRRVRTTTIYVTHDQVEAMGLGDRIAVMYAGRIRQLGPPVEVYDDPADTYVATFLGSPPMNLVPRDGVLVGFRPEHLLPETLVHGDDRLVVPFQVDRVEYLSGDRHLYGVVRGLGAETRVIARLPATVTAPVEPGEEHEFAVHAERLRFFDADSGERTEPVSVRTGS
- a CDS encoding carbohydrate ABC transporter permease, which gives rise to MTDPALIPPQPHGQLTEARPEVSPPAHPRARRRFADRDALLAWVFLLPSVGYIVALVAIPFFLAIAFSFSDVTAGDPSFDWAGLRNYQDVFDDPVFWRSLRNTVVFTVVSMLLIVVLGKVLANVLIADFRGKWLVRFLVLLPWTTPVALSTIAWLWLLDSVFSPIDWVLRELGLIDANMYWLGKPDLAIGSVIVVHVWRLVPLAAVIMMAGLVAIPKDVQEAASVDGAGFWRRMFEITIPLTLPVIAVAALFGAILTFTDMAVVYVLTRGGPTNSTQVLASWAFFRGIEGGDVGQGAAIALFLFPLLLAAAIAILRAVRRMDVS
- a CDS encoding carbohydrate ABC transporter permease → MTGEIELLRRRARRRHLASRITVYLLAILAALGAAGPFLWAGITAFKENRDLYRRSNNPFLFNLTPTTEHVDYLFSGTEFPTFVWNTLWVGLLVTAITLGLGLPAAYSLARLDRPWSGPMAIAIFFVYLVPPTLLFLSLSRMVVAFGLQDRTWSLVLVYPTITIPVSVWLLMGFLRAIPKDIEEQAMVDGYSRLGAFVRIVVPLVFPGVVAVVVFAFTLTASEFIYALAFVSPSAEKPISTGVPTALVRGDVFFWQSLQAATVLVAVPIALVFNAFLNRFIAGFTHGAVKG